One region of Streptomyces rishiriensis genomic DNA includes:
- a CDS encoding serine/threonine-protein kinase: protein MSGTAERVPRGYRVGDWEVGEPIADGGWGWVYEGRGAGVEDVDAVVALKFLPTAGLAPRQARGLVESARRESEFGRRADHPRLIRLLDSVVLEEPAHPELDGAVVLVMERAERSLRQLLGEEGQLRDAERERVLTEICEGLVYLHGLGWVHGDLKPDNVLLMADGSVRLSDFGLAAELDGTHGTHAWIPPLGTPDYLPPERWKAPLGERGVQVRPSADIWALGVMIHQMFTGGTSPFVGATSSGRAAAVQEFAAGRAPLRLDPAVPPFWRDLATDCLAPTHELRAAHTAQELLDRIRASATAADGATAPRGKEPAAGYRRRRRRLVLGVAAATVVCATAAVWSYTGTDDQDDGGSKGGTPVRVESIAGSTAPTAHVTVYNVEKPCRDRAAERDQQCSLGLALDPMAAYTIENVLPTRVWHGDVLPTECRMPQGLPVTDEVGTRSPEWYRVRLPDGEPGATAWLPAVRTKDRPTVPECG from the coding sequence GTGAGCGGGACGGCGGAGCGCGTTCCACGTGGTTACCGGGTGGGGGACTGGGAGGTCGGCGAGCCGATCGCCGACGGCGGCTGGGGGTGGGTCTACGAGGGTCGCGGCGCGGGCGTAGAAGACGTCGACGCCGTTGTCGCGCTGAAGTTCCTGCCCACGGCCGGACTTGCGCCGCGGCAGGCTCGCGGGCTGGTGGAAAGCGCGCGCAGGGAGAGCGAGTTCGGCCGCCGGGCGGACCATCCCCGGCTGATCCGGCTGCTCGATTCCGTCGTACTGGAAGAACCGGCGCACCCCGAACTCGACGGGGCGGTGGTCCTCGTGATGGAGCGCGCCGAGCGCAGTCTGCGGCAACTCCTGGGCGAGGAGGGGCAGTTGCGGGATGCGGAGCGGGAGCGGGTTCTGACGGAGATCTGTGAGGGCCTCGTGTACCTGCACGGCCTGGGCTGGGTGCACGGCGACCTGAAGCCTGACAACGTTCTCCTCATGGCGGACGGTTCGGTCCGCCTGTCGGACTTCGGGCTCGCAGCGGAACTCGACGGAACCCACGGCACGCACGCCTGGATCCCGCCGCTCGGCACCCCCGACTATCTCCCGCCCGAGCGCTGGAAGGCCCCGCTGGGGGAGCGCGGAGTGCAGGTGCGGCCGAGCGCCGACATCTGGGCACTCGGCGTCATGATCCACCAGATGTTCACGGGAGGAACCTCGCCCTTCGTCGGGGCCACCTCGTCGGGGCGGGCGGCGGCCGTGCAGGAGTTCGCGGCCGGGCGGGCGCCGCTGCGGCTCGATCCCGCGGTGCCGCCGTTCTGGCGCGACCTCGCCACCGACTGCCTCGCCCCCACCCACGAGTTGCGCGCCGCGCACACCGCGCAGGAACTGCTGGACCGCATCCGGGCATCGGCCACGGCCGCAGACGGTGCGACGGCCCCGAGGGGCAAGGAGCCCGCCGCCGGGTACCGTCGTCGGCGCAGGCGCCTCGTGCTCGGAGTCGCCGCGGCCACCGTCGTATGCGCGACGGCCGCCGTCTGGTCGTACACCGGCACGGACGACCAGGACGACGGCGGTTCGAAGGGCGGGACCCCGGTCCGCGTCGAGAGCATCGCGGGCAGCACCGCGCCCACCGCCCACGTCACGGTGTACAACGTCGAGAAGCCCTGCCGTGACCGGGCCGCCGAGCGGGACCAGCAGTGCAGCCTCGGCCTGGCCCTCGATCCGATGGCGGCGTACACCATCGAGAACGTGCTGCCCACCCGGGTATGGCACGGGGACGTCCTTCCTACGGAGTGCCGGATGCCTCAGGGACTGCCGGTGACCGACGAGGTGGGGACCAGGTCCCCGGAGTGGTACCGGGTCCGGCTCCCGGACGGGGAACCCGGGGCCACGGCGTGGCTTCCGGCCGTCCGTACGAAGGACCGCCCCACGGTCCCCGAGTGCGGCTGA